Below is a genomic region from Candidatus Omnitrophota bacterium.
TTCATGAGGCGGATTGTTTCCGTTCTGAATGTAGGATCGCCGGGATGAAGGTCTTGCAATTTTCTATGCAGCCGCCGCAACTCTCCCCGCGCCTGGCGGCAGGATTCCGCCAGATCGCTCAATTCGCGAGCGACATCCTGCCGCTGGTTTTCCAAGGACGGAAGCAAAGCGCGGCGAAGAAATGCCTTGTCCATTTTCTCGCGAGGCAGGCGATTCATCGCTTCATCGAGATTCATCCATACGCAGCCCTCGATTTTCGCTCCATGCGGCGACGTATTGATCGCATCGCCGCCCGCGGCTCGAATTAGCAGGGCGAAGGAATCCAAGTAGGTTTTGTAGAGTCCGCTGGTTTTTACCTTCGCTCCGTCGTTGGCGGGAACTTCCAATAACTCTTCGCGCTCCCTTTCCGGCTGATCCATTTCGTTCTGCATGGCGCCGTCGGCGTACCATTTCGCGTGGGGAAAAGAGAGATCGTGGCCGATAAGGATGACGGGATTGGCCCCCATCGCCCGCGCGGCGTGATAGGCGGCGTGGGCGGTGGAGCCATAGGAAATCAAGCGCCCCAGCGGGCCAAGGCGAGTCAGCGCTTGCAGGAAGGACGAGGCGCTCGTCTCGTAGCGAACGTCGCCCGCATGGTCGAAGAAAAACGTCCGCCCCGCATAACGTTCCGTAATGCGGGGATCGACGCCGGGATAGGCGGCGAGCAGGGAGTCATCGCCTTCGACGCCGTCGAAGTGGCGGGCGTTCAATTCCGTGAAGTCCAAACTGACGACCAAATCTGCTTGAACGCCGCGCCGCCAGAGGATGCGATGGGCGGTATCGACAGCGATGACGAGCGCGCGATCCCGCGCCGCCGCGATAACCTCCACGGCCTCATCCAAACTGGGACCGGCGGCAATGACTAGAGCGGGGACATTGGGCGCCGAATGGTCCAAGCGCTGCCAGGGCGCTCCATGCAGGATGCGCGGCAGGTTGGCCAGCATGTTGTCCAAAATGCGTTCGCCTTGAATTTCGCTGGTTTTGAATTTCAAAATTTCCAGTTGCAAAAGTTCTGAAATAGCGTCTGCCAACTTATCTAAATAAGCGGTATATAAAAATCTGGAGATGGCGGGAGCCGCTATTTGGACGCCGTTGGCTCTCATGCGATGGCCGCTGGCGCCTTGGAACAATTTTTCGGCGGCGGTTTTCTCCGGCAGTCCCACGGCGAAATTGACTCGCGGCGATAAAATCAAAGGCGTAAAATCCATCAAGCGCAGCGCCGCTTGAAACAATGCCGTATCCGGTTCCACAATCCAAATATGAGTATCTTTGCCGGATAATCGAAACAAAGATAGCGCATGATATCCTGCGGCGAAGCCCAGTAGCAGCGCGTGAGAGCGGCGCAGAAACGGC
It encodes:
- a CDS encoding 6-hydroxymethylpterin diphosphokinase MptE-like protein, whose protein sequence is MNNKEIHDTSLWARNLAALRQRDPELAARLEATPDESRFLAARAEDGSPLLCIKQMKKTWWALNHDKTPRQEAEQWARELGEPFLRRSHALLLGFAAGYHALSLFRLSGKDTHIWIVEPDTALFQAALRLMDFTPLILSPRVNFAVGLPEKTAAEKLFQGASGHRMRANGVQIAAPAISRFLYTAYLDKLADAISELLQLEILKFKTSEIQGERILDNMLANLPRILHGAPWQRLDHSAPNVPALVIAAGPSLDEAVEVIAAARDRALVIAVDTAHRILWRRGVQADLVVSLDFTELNARHFDGVEGDDSLLAAYPGVDPRITERYAGRTFFFDHAGDVRYETSASSFLQALTRLGPLGRLISYGSTAHAAYHAARAMGANPVILIGHDLSFPHAKWYADGAMQNEMDQPEREREELLEVPANDGAKVKTSGLYKTYLDSFALLIRAAGGDAINTSPHGAKIEGCVWMNLDEAMNRLPREKMDKAFLRRALLPSLENQRQDVARELSDLAESCRQARGELRRLHRKLQDLHPGDPTFRTETIRLMKLFVALAEKENRAMNLCSSLCSRSTLAMMGQLGSSSVFGGESREHNQDAQERLGHLFEDFERALRIHAERLEQCSKMI